One stretch of Oxobacter pfennigii DNA includes these proteins:
- a CDS encoding thioredoxin family protein, whose amino-acid sequence MIIKVLGSGCANCRRLEENTRKAVNEMGIDAAIEKVEDVKKILSYGVMKTPALVIDEKVKIMGRVPSSEEIKKYL is encoded by the coding sequence ATGATAATAAAGGTCTTAGGTTCAGGATGTGCAAATTGCAGGAGATTGGAGGAAAACACAAGAAAGGCCGTAAATGAAATGGGCATAGATGCGGCTATAGAAAAGGTAGAGGATGTCAAGAAGATATTGTCTTACGGGGTAATGAAAACCCCGGCTCTTGTTATAGATGAGAAAGTAAAGATTATGGGCAGGGTACCCTCATCAGAAGAAATAAAAAAATATTTATAA
- a CDS encoding pyridoxal-phosphate-dependent aminotransferase family protein: MLSNLLMTPGPTYVNEEVRRALSRAVVNPDLDDDFYEFYYKLTKQVAKLLKTRNDALILCGEGILGLEAACASIIEPGDRVLCIDNGIFGRGFGDFVKMYGGEAIYFTGDYRKPIDTYELEEFLKKDSNFKMATIVHCETPSGLLNPVKEICPLLHKYNILTVVDAVSSIAGEDLRVDDWNIDIALGGSQKCLSAPPGLTIVSISEKAWDVMLNRKTPITGFYCNLSLWKRWYQEKWFPYTQPVSDLFALECAVDNAVNDDKKFKRHSQIGNAVREALEKGGFELYPLDGYSNTVTSFLTPEGLDEKKYREHLADNYEVMIAGAFDVLDGKVLRIGHMGENCYADKVYKALKAMDSAFRDFGITPKESLHKTFDQIMNDR, translated from the coding sequence ATGTTATCTAATTTACTGATGACGCCGGGCCCTACCTATGTAAATGAAGAGGTAAGAAGGGCGCTATCAAGGGCAGTTGTAAATCCTGATTTGGATGACGATTTCTATGAGTTTTACTATAAATTAACAAAACAGGTGGCAAAGCTTCTTAAAACCAGAAATGATGCTTTAATTTTGTGCGGAGAAGGAATCTTAGGTTTGGAGGCAGCTTGTGCTTCTATAATAGAACCCGGAGACAGGGTGCTTTGTATTGATAATGGGATATTCGGAAGAGGATTCGGAGACTTTGTGAAAATGTACGGAGGAGAGGCCATCTATTTTACAGGTGATTACAGAAAGCCCATTGACACATATGAGCTGGAGGAGTTCTTAAAAAAAGACAGCAATTTTAAAATGGCAACCATTGTGCACTGCGAAACACCTTCCGGACTTTTAAATCCTGTTAAAGAAATATGTCCATTACTTCATAAATATAATATACTTACAGTTGTGGACGCTGTTTCATCCATAGCCGGTGAAGATTTAAGAGTGGATGACTGGAATATAGACATAGCCTTAGGAGGCTCTCAAAAATGTTTATCAGCACCTCCGGGACTGACCATTGTAAGCATAAGCGAAAAGGCATGGGATGTGATGTTGAACAGAAAGACACCCATAACAGGATTTTATTGCAATCTTTCACTGTGGAAAAGGTGGTATCAGGAAAAATGGTTTCCTTATACCCAGCCGGTATCCGACCTTTTTGCATTGGAATGCGCAGTAGACAATGCAGTTAATGATGATAAAAAATTCAAAAGACATTCCCAAATAGGAAATGCAGTAAGAGAAGCACTGGAAAAGGGGGGTTTTGAACTATACCCTCTGGATGGATATTCGAATACAGTAACTTCCTTTTTAACTCCGGAAGGTCTTGATGAGAAAAAATACAGGGAGCATTTAGCCGACAACTATGAAGTTATGATTGCAGGAGCTTTTGATGTCCTTGACGGAAAAGTACTGAGGATAGGCCACATGGGTGAAAATTGCTATGCTGACAAGGTATATAAGGCATTAAAAGCTATGGATTCAGCTTTCAGGGATTTTGGAATAACACCAAAAGAAAGCCTTCATAAAACTTTTGATCAAATAATGAATGATAGATAA
- a CDS encoding arsenate reductase ArsC: MKPKVAFICVHNSCRSQMSEALGKLFASDVFQCYSAGTEKKTELNPDAVKVIKEMYGVDMNQTQYPKLIEDLPKVDIAIKMGCNVVCPIVYAKHIEDWGLDDPTGKGEDEFRKTAKLIEEKVKDLAESIKNNVIEL, encoded by the coding sequence ATGAAGCCAAAGGTGGCTTTTATATGTGTGCACAATTCCTGCCGTTCTCAGATGTCAGAGGCTTTGGGAAAACTATTTGCATCTGATGTTTTCCAATGCTATTCAGCAGGTACGGAGAAAAAAACAGAGTTAAATCCGGATGCGGTTAAGGTAATCAAGGAAATGTACGGCGTTGATATGAACCAAACGCAATATCCAAAGCTCATTGAAGATTTACCCAAAGTTGATATAGCTATAAAGATGGGATGCAATGTGGTATGTCCTATTGTGTATGCAAAACATATAGAAGATTGGGGACTGGACGACCCAACAGGAAAAGGTGAGGATGAGTTCAGAAAAACCGCAAAGCTTATAGAAGAAAAGGTTAAGGATTTAGCCGAAAGTATAAAAAATAACGTTATTGAATTATAA
- a CDS encoding metalloregulator ArsR/SmtB family transcription factor, whose protein sequence is MQVIKALADETRIRMINILRGGDLCVCELETILNINQSNASRHLVKLTNADILKFYKVAKYVYYKINQDALSEFPFLKDIIEKETAKLKMCLADNERLAKYRNSGLSCDDLKVGKSCFK, encoded by the coding sequence ATGCAAGTGATAAAGGCATTGGCGGATGAAACCCGCATAAGGATGATAAATATTCTAAGGGGCGGAGACTTATGCGTCTGTGAGCTGGAAACCATTCTGAATATTAACCAATCAAATGCATCACGGCACTTAGTCAAGCTTACCAACGCCGATATACTTAAATTTTATAAGGTTGCCAAATATGTATATTACAAGATAAATCAGGATGCTTTATCAGAATTTCCTTTTCTTAAGGATATAATCGAAAAGGAAACTGCCAAATTAAAAATGTGTCTGGCAGACAATGAGAGACTTGCTAAGTATAGAAACAGCGGTTTAAGCTGCGATGATTTAAAGGTAGGCAAGTCTTGCTTTAAGTAA
- a CDS encoding glucose-6-phosphate isomerase, whose product MTGRIELNYSKTKDFLDQHDLDDISQGVYEAHDMLHQGLGAGSFYTGWMDLPNDYNREEFERIKQAAKAIRENSEVFIVIGIGGSYLGARAVIEMLNHPFNNNLEGENKKSPYIFFAGNNISGSYIKGLMDIIKDKDVSINVISKSGTTTEPAIAFRIFRQFLEDKYGQEAKKRIYVTTDKKKGALKALADSAGYEAFIIPDEVGGRYSVLTAVGLLPIAVSGADIDSLMEGAKAAYKHCSIKDIKENYCYQYAAIRNILYEKGKTTEILVNYEPSLHYFSEWWKQLYGESEGKDNKGIFPASVEFTTDLHSMGQYIQEGMRNIFETVINIEKPVVEMNIPHDEYDTDGLNFISGKTMDYVNKMAFHGTTLAHVDGGVPNLVISVPEISEYYAGYLIYFFEKACGISGYLLKVNPFDQPGVEEYKKNMFALLGKPGYEKEKEELEKRLK is encoded by the coding sequence ATGACCGGAAGAATAGAGTTAAATTATTCAAAAACCAAGGATTTTCTTGACCAACATGATTTAGACGACATCTCTCAAGGAGTATATGAAGCACATGATATGCTGCATCAAGGATTGGGAGCAGGAAGCTTTTATACCGGCTGGATGGATCTCCCCAACGATTACAATAGAGAAGAATTTGAGAGAATTAAACAAGCTGCAAAAGCTATAAGGGAAAATTCCGAAGTATTTATTGTAATAGGTATCGGCGGTTCTTATTTGGGAGCAAGAGCAGTTATCGAAATGCTTAATCATCCTTTTAATAACAACCTGGAAGGGGAAAATAAGAAAAGCCCCTATATATTTTTTGCAGGAAATAATATAAGCGGTTCATATATAAAAGGTTTGATGGATATCATCAAGGATAAGGATGTTTCCATAAATGTTATATCAAAATCCGGAACTACCACAGAGCCTGCCATTGCATTCAGGATATTCAGACAATTTTTAGAAGATAAATATGGTCAGGAAGCTAAAAAAAGAATATATGTAACTACAGATAAGAAAAAAGGTGCTCTAAAAGCCCTTGCAGATTCCGCAGGCTATGAGGCCTTTATTATCCCCGATGAGGTAGGGGGCAGGTACTCGGTGTTGACTGCCGTAGGACTATTACCTATAGCCGTAAGCGGTGCTGACATAGACAGCCTGATGGAAGGTGCAAAGGCAGCATATAAACACTGCAGTATAAAGGACATTAAAGAAAATTACTGCTACCAGTACGCAGCCATAAGGAATATATTATATGAAAAAGGTAAAACTACTGAGATATTGGTAAATTATGAGCCATCCCTTCACTATTTTTCGGAATGGTGGAAACAGCTTTACGGTGAAAGTGAAGGAAAGGATAATAAAGGTATATTCCCGGCTTCCGTGGAATTTACAACAGACCTTCACTCCATGGGTCAATATATACAGGAAGGCATGCGAAATATTTTTGAAACGGTGATAAATATAGAAAAACCGGTGGTTGAAATGAATATTCCTCATGATGAATACGATACCGATGGCCTGAATTTTATATCGGGTAAGACCATGGACTATGTGAATAAAATGGCCTTTCACGGCACCACCCTTGCCCATGTTGACGGAGGTGTCCCAAATCTTGTAATAAGCGTCCCGGAAATATCCGAGTATTATGCAGGATATCTTATATATTTCTTTGAGAAGGCCTGCGGAATAAGCGGTTATTTATTGAAGGTAAATCCTTTTGACCAACCGGGAGTTGAAGAATATAAAAAAAATATGTTTGCACTTTTAGGAAAACCGGGATACGAAAAAGAAAAAGAAGAATTGGAAAAGCGATTGAAATAA
- the argC gene encoding N-acetyl-gamma-glutamyl-phosphate reductase: protein MISASIVGATGYVGEELVRILSTHPDTKIVGATTQNYVGQDIGDVFPSLRGRVNLVCEELNIQNIVKKSDIIFLSLPHGHSAALTKEVLSYNKKIIDMGADFRFDSKEVYEKWYGVSHALPEVLSDVVYGLPEINREKIKDANIIGNPGCYPTSIILGLAPVLENNLVETESIISDSKSAISGAGRGASVSNLFTEISGSVKAYNISKHRHTPEINQELSKLAKNDVHITFTPHVVPMSRGILSTIYCRLKNITTAEDVIGLYKEYYRGSSFVRIMNKGVYPETRWVYGSNFCDIGFEIDEYNKRLIIVSAIDNVVKGAAGQGIQNMNIMFGLPETTGLEAPGLYI from the coding sequence ATGATATCAGCAAGTATAGTAGGAGCAACGGGATATGTTGGAGAGGAATTAGTAAGGATCCTGTCAACACATCCTGACACAAAGATTGTGGGTGCCACTACTCAGAATTATGTAGGCCAGGATATCGGAGATGTTTTTCCAAGCTTAAGAGGCAGAGTAAATTTGGTTTGCGAAGAGCTTAATATCCAGAATATCGTAAAAAAATCCGATATAATATTTTTATCTCTGCCTCATGGACATTCCGCGGCATTGACTAAAGAAGTATTAAGCTATAATAAGAAAATAATCGATATGGGCGCAGATTTTCGCTTTGACAGCAAGGAAGTATATGAGAAATGGTATGGAGTTTCTCATGCACTTCCTGAAGTATTAAGCGATGTGGTTTATGGTTTGCCTGAAATCAACAGAGAAAAAATAAAAGATGCAAATATAATTGGAAATCCGGGATGCTATCCCACGAGTATAATTTTGGGACTGGCTCCTGTTTTAGAAAACAATCTCGTAGAGACAGAATCCATAATTTCCGATTCTAAATCCGCCATATCGGGAGCAGGAAGAGGCGCATCCGTTTCTAACCTTTTTACCGAGATAAGTGGAAGTGTCAAAGCATACAATATCTCCAAACACAGGCACACTCCTGAAATAAACCAGGAGCTTTCGAAACTGGCTAAAAATGATGTTCATATAACCTTTACTCCCCATGTTGTTCCTATGAGCAGGGGAATATTAAGCACCATATACTGCAGGCTTAAAAATATAACTACGGCGGAAGATGTCATAGGTCTGTATAAAGAATACTATAGAGGCAGCAGCTTTGTAAGGATAATGAATAAAGGAGTATACCCCGAAACCAGATGGGTATACGGCTCCAATTTCTGTGATATCGGTTTTGAAATTGATGAATATAATAAGAGGCTTATAATCGTATCGGCCATAGACAATGTGGTAAAGGGCGCTGCAGGCCAGGGAATACAGAATATGAACATAATGTTTGGTTTGCCGGAGACTACTGGATTGGAAGCACCGGGACTGTATATTTAA
- a CDS encoding twin-arginine translocase TatA/TatE family subunit, whose amino-acid sequence MFGRLGAGELILILAIALVIFGPSKLPQIGQSLGKAINEFKSHANKISNDTDVDSNKEGAPVKDSGSSNN is encoded by the coding sequence ATGTTTGGTAGACTTGGTGCAGGAGAATTAATACTGATACTTGCTATTGCCCTTGTAATATTTGGACCTTCAAAATTGCCACAAATTGGCCAATCCTTAGGAAAGGCTATCAATGAATTCAAGAGCCATGCAAACAAGATATCAAATGACACAGATGTTGATTCCAATAAAGAAGGTGCACCTGTTAAAGACAGCGGTTCCAGTAATAACTAG
- the argJ gene encoding bifunctional glutamate N-acetyltransferase/amino-acid acetyltransferase ArgJ, translated as MDKFKIIDKGNVCTPKGFRASGVNGGIKKNNTTKKDVALIVSDKPSRAAGTYTLNRYAAAPVTVTKEYIKDGILQAVVVNSGNANACTGEKGYLDAKQMAAITAQNLNLKEQDVAVASTGVIGVNLDMEVMGKAIIKAASSLSYEGGHDAAEAIMTTDTCSKEIAIEVDINGTPVKIGGMAKGSGMIHPNMATMLCFVTTDAFIDQKLMHTALKEIIDDTFNMVTVDGDTSTNDMAVVLANGMAGNKEIRDIDDNYKKFYDGLYYVLEALSIMIAKDGEGASKLFTVNVLNCTTKKDAKKIAKSVIQSSLVKTAIFGEDANWGRIIAAVGYSEAQFDETKVDIYLKSGSMSIKVAENGAGLVFDEVMAKEILSKRQVEAVIDMKDGTNSATAWGCDLTYDYVKINADYRS; from the coding sequence ATGGACAAGTTTAAAATCATAGATAAGGGAAATGTGTGCACTCCGAAAGGGTTCAGAGCTTCCGGGGTAAACGGCGGAATAAAAAAGAACAATACAACCAAGAAGGATGTGGCTTTGATAGTATCAGATAAACCTTCAAGGGCTGCAGGGACATATACGTTGAATAGATATGCAGCTGCACCTGTGACTGTTACAAAGGAATATATAAAGGACGGCATCCTGCAGGCTGTTGTTGTAAACAGCGGCAATGCCAATGCCTGTACCGGAGAAAAGGGATATCTTGATGCAAAACAAATGGCTGCCATAACAGCACAAAACTTAAACTTAAAAGAGCAGGATGTGGCTGTGGCTTCAACAGGAGTTATTGGTGTTAACTTAGACATGGAAGTCATGGGAAAAGCAATCATAAAAGCAGCTTCATCCCTTTCCTATGAAGGAGGCCATGATGCGGCTGAAGCCATTATGACTACGGATACCTGTTCCAAAGAAATCGCCATCGAGGTTGATATTAACGGTACACCTGTTAAAATAGGCGGCATGGCAAAGGGTTCAGGCATGATTCACCCTAACATGGCTACTATGCTTTGCTTTGTCACAACGGATGCATTCATAGATCAGAAGCTAATGCATACCGCATTAAAGGAAATAATTGATGATACCTTTAATATGGTAACCGTTGACGGCGATACCAGTACAAACGACATGGCAGTTGTACTTGCCAACGGTATGGCAGGAAATAAGGAAATAAGAGATATTGATGATAATTATAAAAAGTTTTATGATGGTTTGTATTATGTTTTAGAAGCCTTATCCATAATGATTGCAAAAGACGGTGAAGGCGCTTCCAAGCTGTTTACTGTAAATGTATTAAATTGCACAACTAAAAAAGATGCAAAAAAGATTGCTAAATCCGTTATTCAATCAAGCCTTGTCAAAACGGCAATATTCGGCGAGGATGCCAACTGGGGAAGAATTATTGCAGCCGTTGGCTATTCGGAGGCTCAATTTGACGAGACAAAGGTGGATATATACTTAAAAAGCGGGAGCATGAGCATAAAAGTAGCCGAGAATGGAGCCGGGCTGGTCTTTGATGAAGTGATGGCAAAGGAGATACTTTCAAAAAGGCAAGTTGAAGCCGTCATCGATATGAAGGACGGTACAAATTCTGCAACAGCCTGGGGATGCGATTTGACTTATGATTATGTAAAAATCAATGCCGATTATAGAAGCTGA
- a CDS encoding FMN-binding protein, whose amino-acid sequence MKKILTMGLTVVLASALLIGCGGSKALKDGTYDYASEADSHGYKKTVQVTVAGGKITAATYDEVSSDNKKKSEDAEYKANYQKLVKDADPKATYEKLAASLVSTQDPSKVEVVAGATESSNGFKEAAAKALESAK is encoded by the coding sequence ATGAAAAAAATATTAACAATGGGTTTGACAGTTGTATTAGCATCAGCCCTGCTTATTGGATGCGGCGGTTCAAAAGCTTTGAAAGATGGTACTTATGATTATGCTTCCGAAGCTGATTCACATGGCTATAAAAAGACTGTTCAGGTTACAGTTGCTGGCGGAAAAATAACAGCTGCAACATATGACGAAGTAAGCTCTGACAACAAGAAAAAGAGTGAAGATGCAGAGTACAAAGCAAACTATCAGAAGCTAGTAAAGGATGCAGATCCTAAGGCTACTTATGAAAAACTTGCTGCAAGCCTAGTTAGCACACAGGACCCATCAAAAGTTGAAGTTGTTGCAGGTGCAACAGAATCATCAAACGGATTCAAGGAAGCAGCAGCTAAAGCCCTTGAAAGTGCTAAATAA
- the arsB gene encoding ACR3 family arsenite efflux transporter — protein sequence MTAESKAKASGIGFFERYLTLWVALCIVAGIAVGQFLPVIPQVLNKFEYYNVSIPVAILIWLMIYPMMLKIDFTSIVNATKKPKGLVVTCVTNWLIKPFTMYLIAAFFLKIVFRPFIEADLATEYLAGVVLLGAAPCTAMVFVWSHLTKGDPAYTLVQVAVNDLIILFAFTPIVAFLLGVSDVSVPYGTLILSTVLFVVIPLAAGYITRSNVIKNKGIEYFNNVFLKKFDNITIMGLLLTLVIIFSFQGEIILNNPLHIFLIAVPLTIQTFLIFSIAYGWAKLWKLNHGIAAPAGMIGASNFFELAVAVAIASFGLQSGAALATVVGVLTEVPIMLTLVKIANNTRHWFNN from the coding sequence ATGACAGCAGAAAGCAAGGCTAAGGCAAGCGGGATAGGTTTTTTTGAAAGATACCTGACATTATGGGTGGCTCTATGTATAGTTGCCGGCATTGCAGTAGGACAGTTTTTACCTGTTATACCTCAGGTTTTAAATAAATTTGAATATTACAATGTATCCATACCCGTAGCCATACTCATATGGCTTATGATATACCCCATGATGCTTAAAATAGATTTTACCAGCATAGTAAACGCAACTAAAAAGCCTAAAGGTCTTGTAGTAACCTGCGTGACGAATTGGCTCATCAAGCCTTTTACAATGTATCTTATAGCAGCATTTTTCTTAAAAATCGTATTCAGGCCATTTATAGAAGCTGACCTTGCCACGGAATATCTTGCCGGCGTAGTGCTTCTAGGGGCGGCCCCCTGTACTGCAATGGTTTTTGTGTGGAGCCATTTAACCAAGGGAGACCCGGCATATACTTTGGTACAGGTAGCAGTTAATGATTTGATTATACTCTTTGCCTTTACACCAATAGTAGCATTTCTTTTAGGCGTAAGTGATGTGTCTGTGCCTTATGGAACTCTCATATTATCAACGGTTTTATTTGTTGTTATTCCGCTTGCGGCAGGTTATATTACCAGAAGCAATGTTATAAAGAATAAAGGAATTGAGTATTTCAACAATGTATTTTTAAAGAAATTTGATAATATCACCATAATGGGACTTCTTCTGACATTGGTTATAATATTTTCGTTCCAGGGCGAGATCATCTTAAATAATCCCCTGCATATATTTTTAATTGCAGTTCCCCTGACGATACAAACTTTTCTTATATTTAGCATTGCATATGGGTGGGCAAAATTATGGAAACTTAACCACGGCATAGCGGCTCCGGCAGGCATGATCGGAGCCAGCAATTTCTTTGAACTGGCTGTAGCCGTTGCCATTGCAAGCTTTGGTTTACAATCAGGAGCAGCCTTGGCCACGGTTGTAGGAGTGTTAACTGAAGTACCGATTATGCTGACTTTGGTTAAGATAGCAAATAATACAAGGCATTGGTTTAATAATTAA
- a CDS encoding permease produces the protein MDILVQIFQALNNQLLKMTWLYELVRLAVENLIGLSINERLGGSIHFFIYDTIKIFILLSALIFIISYIQSYFPPERTKNILGGIKGIKGNVLGALLGTITPFCSCSSMPIFVGFTSAGLPLGVTFSFLISSPLVDLASLLILMSFFGAKIAIAYVIVGLILAVTGGTLIDKMGLEKYVEGYVREIENTEGEILKMSRSERILYSKEQVVEIISRVWIYILIGVGIGSLIHNWIPQYIVEKAIGDNNPFAVVLATLIGVPMYGDIFGTIPIAEALFDKSVPVGTVLSFMMAVTALSLPSLIMLGKIVKPKLLIIFAAIVTMGIIIIGYLFNTFSYIFI, from the coding sequence GTGGATATATTAGTTCAAATATTCCAGGCACTAAACAATCAGCTGCTGAAAATGACATGGCTTTACGAGCTGGTACGGTTGGCTGTGGAAAATTTGATAGGGTTATCAATCAATGAGAGACTGGGTGGAAGTATACATTTTTTTATATATGATACCATAAAGATTTTTATATTATTATCGGCGCTTATATTTATTATTTCATATATACAAAGTTACTTTCCCCCTGAGAGAACAAAAAATATCCTGGGCGGGATAAAAGGCATAAAGGGAAATGTATTAGGGGCACTGTTAGGAACTATTACTCCATTTTGCAGTTGCTCAAGCATGCCCATTTTTGTAGGATTTACATCGGCAGGGCTTCCCCTGGGAGTAACATTTTCTTTTTTAATATCGTCTCCTCTGGTGGATTTAGCTTCCTTATTAATATTAATGTCCTTTTTTGGAGCCAAAATAGCAATTGCTTATGTTATTGTGGGCTTAATACTTGCGGTAACAGGCGGTACACTTATAGATAAAATGGGACTTGAAAAATATGTGGAAGGTTATGTCCGGGAGATAGAGAATACGGAAGGTGAAATTCTAAAAATGTCCCGCAGTGAAAGGATATTATATTCAAAAGAGCAGGTAGTAGAAATAATCAGCAGAGTGTGGATTTATATATTAATTGGCGTGGGCATTGGTTCTTTAATACACAATTGGATTCCTCAATATATAGTAGAAAAAGCCATTGGTGATAATAACCCCTTTGCAGTTGTATTGGCGACTCTTATAGGAGTGCCTATGTATGGTGATATTTTCGGCACCATACCAATAGCTGAGGCGTTGTTTGATAAATCAGTACCTGTCGGCACTGTCTTATCCTTTATGATGGCGGTAACGGCCCTTTCGCTTCCTTCCTTAATAATGCTTGGTAAGATTGTGAAGCCAAAACTTTTGATAATTTTCGCGGCTATAGTGACAATGGGGATAATCATAATAGGCTACTTATTTAATACTTTTTCATATATTTTTATTTAA
- the tatC gene encoding twin-arginine translocase subunit TatC — translation MDDKKLTLVGHLQELRKRLVVVAIAIIAASSLSYYYIEIFVDELLKLGSQLEFIYLSPPELFMAYIKLAIIIGITVSMPIVFMEVWLFIKPGLTGKEKRYVFLSILGGFVFFALGVAFAYKTVLPMTIAFFANITVESIKPMISFENYIGFIGSILLSFGLVFEMPILSIALTKFGIINDKMLKKNRKMVILIIFIAAAIITPTVDIITQLLLAGPMLLLFEVSVMLSYIIGKEGKQDKKDLARASQ, via the coding sequence GTGGATGATAAAAAGCTCACACTGGTTGGACATTTGCAAGAACTTAGAAAAAGGCTTGTGGTAGTTGCAATAGCTATAATTGCAGCCAGCTCTTTAAGTTACTACTATATTGAAATATTTGTAGATGAACTATTAAAATTGGGAAGCCAGCTGGAGTTTATATATCTTTCTCCCCCTGAGCTTTTTATGGCATATATAAAATTGGCCATTATAATAGGCATTACTGTTTCCATGCCCATTGTTTTCATGGAGGTGTGGCTGTTTATAAAGCCGGGGCTTACGGGAAAGGAGAAAAGGTATGTATTTTTATCTATTCTAGGGGGATTTGTATTCTTTGCCCTAGGTGTAGCTTTTGCATACAAGACAGTGCTCCCGATGACTATTGCATTTTTCGCGAACATTACTGTTGAGTCCATAAAGCCTATGATTTCCTTCGAAAATTATATAGGCTTTATTGGGTCTATACTGTTATCTTTTGGGTTAGTGTTCGAAATGCCCATATTATCCATAGCCTTAACCAAGTTCGGAATAATAAATGATAAAATGCTTAAGAAGAACAGAAAAATGGTTATACTTATCATATTTATAGCGGCGGCCATTATAACTCCAACGGTAGACATTATTACACAGCTCTTGCTGGCAGGGCCTATGCTTTTATTATTTGAAGTAAGTGTTATGCTGTCTTATATTATTGGAAAAGAAGGCAAGCAGGATAAAAAAGATTTAGCAAGAGCCAGCCAATAA
- a CDS encoding nucleoside deaminase has protein sequence MTFEEKMRLVLKLAEEGMLYGELPIAAIIFHDDEIVSKAYTTEKQDERYLIHAELKALLAMDEQKYPISARRKMQLFTNLEPCMMCLGAAIHSFVGEIYYSIESPTDGGVVWMEKTWDGNHAVSSFKPPKVFSGILEKESRELFEEYLKICPNGSMHNWVKTLI, from the coding sequence ATGACCTTTGAAGAAAAGATGAGGCTGGTTTTAAAATTGGCTGAAGAAGGTATGCTGTATGGTGAATTACCCATTGCTGCTATAATTTTTCATGATGATGAGATTGTTTCTAAAGCTTATACAACTGAAAAGCAAGATGAAAGGTATTTAATACATGCTGAATTAAAAGCACTTCTTGCTATGGATGAACAAAAATACCCTATCAGTGCAAGACGGAAAATGCAATTGTTTACCAATTTAGAACCTTGTATGATGTGCCTGGGAGCTGCAATTCATTCTTTTGTGGGGGAAATATACTACTCTATTGAATCTCCTACTGATGGCGGAGTTGTATGGATGGAAAAGACCTGGGATGGAAATCATGCTGTTTCGTCATTTAAGCCGCCAAAAGTATTTAGCGGTATCTTGGAAAAAGAAAGCAGAGAATTATTCGAAGAATATTTAAAAATTTGTCCTAATGGAAGTATGCATAATTGGGTAAAAACACTTATATAA